GTGGGCTCGAAAACTTGCTGCCACATGAAGGCCCAGCTTCCATATGGTTCTGCCACATGCTCCCAGAAAAAGAGCACACCTCCCTGGGAGGGATGAGAGAGTTAGTGTCACTTGGCTCCATTCTGACCCTGCTCCCTATCGCGCTGATCAAGACAGTCAAACTTCTTGGTGAAATGGGAGCTGCTGGTCTGAGAGTTCATGGAGCAAACTGTCGTGCCCCTGACCTTTTCTGCATCCCCTGCTACCGCCTTCAAAGTGCATGTGAAGAACCTCGTAACTGAAAGGAGTGGCTGGTGGGAGATCTTTAAAGCCTGACCAGAATAACTGAGGGCatgcagaaggggaaactgagaaaCAGGAGTGGAGGGctcattgtattattattattattattattattttttgagacagagtctcagtctgttgctcaggctggagtgcaatggcgtgatctcggtgcactgcaacctccacctctcaggttcaagcgattctcctgcctcagcctcccgagtagctgggattacaggcatgagccaccatgcccggctactttttgtatttttcagtagagacagggtttcaccatgttggccagtctggtttcaaactcctggcctcaagagatccacctgccttgcctcccaaagtgctggattacaggcgtgagccacctcgcccagctgggCTTATTGTATTCTGAGATACACGCACAACCTCTCTCACAAAACCCAGATGCATGCACAAGCTGCTTCCTGGACATCGCTGTGAACATCCCAGGGAAACCTCAGGCCCAACTCTTGACTGAAGCTGGGGTTCCTCAAGCTCCTCGCCTCACTATACTCTCCCTAGGTGATCTCAAACCTAGTAAGTCCAAAACAGCTTTCTTCCATCTCAGCAAATGGCACTTTTCATCAGCTCTCCCCTCAGTTGCTCATGCTAGAAACCTGGAAACTATTCTGAACGTTCTCTCCACAGTCTGATGGATTCTACTCTACTTCCCCTACTATCTTTACCTAGAACACTCTTTTATTTTCCCCACCCCGTCCACACTCTGCTTAATCcctcagatctctctctctctttttatttatttgtttattttttttgatacagggtctcactctgtggcccaggctggagtgcagtggtgcgatcatagttcactgtaactttgaactcgggctcaagtgatcctcccacctcagcttcctgagtagctaggactataggcatgtgccaccacgcctggctagcttttgtactttttttttttttgtagagacggcatctcactatgttgccttggctggtcttgaactcctgggctcaagtcatccttctgcttcagcctcccaagcacagATCTCGATTTAAACCTCAGTTCCTTAGGTGTCCTCCCCGCTCCCCTCCCTGTCCCATGGTGGTAGGTGATCCTCCTGTTGCTTCCACAGCACCCAATTGTGCCCCGTCATGGCACTGGTCATGTCTCCTATTCACCAGCAGGTAGGGGTGGATGGGGTGTCTGATGTGCTATTTACTACCTCAGATGCCCCATTCTGGGGGCCGAACCCTGGGGCGGCTGATGCTGCGTTTGCCTGCCCCACACCCATCCCCTTCCCACCCTGCTTACCGGTCTCAGTACTCTCCGGACCTCCTGCAGGACCTTCCTTGGGCTCTGCACAGAGCACAGCACCAGAGTGCAGACCACCACATCCATGGAGCCATCAGCCAGCTGTCTCATGTCCTCTCCAGGAGCCACCACAAACCGCTCATATTGGAGGTGCCTGTTCTCAGCCATGCTCTTTGTCAGGAACTTCTCAAAGTGGGGATTTGGGTCTAGGCAGGTGACCCTGCAGCCCGGTGGGTAGAACTGAAAGTTGGCTCCGGTTCCGCAGCCCAGCTCCAGTAGGGCCACTTTCCCGGAGGCTCCTGTAAGCCCCTTTATCTGGCTGAAGAGCTCCCGTTTCTTGCTCTCCATCTTGCGGTTGCTCTTGGGAGTCAGCACGGCCATCAGGTAGGGGAAGTAGCTTTTGCACAGGGGCTGCCAGCAGCCCAGCAGAGCCATGAGGTGCAGGGGCAGGGTAAGAAGCAGCACCAGCAGCTGCAGGAGTGGGACCAGGATGTCCATGGCAGACCAGCTCTGAGCTGTGCTTCCGCTGGGGCACTGGCTTTTTCCCTGCTCAGCCTCTGCAGGCGCTGGCGTCCCCTCCCGCTGTGATAGGACTTTGCTCCTTGTCTCCTACTTGACAATTTCCTATTTGCCAGAGTTGAGTGGGTGTATGGAATTCCTCCAGAGGGCGCAGGTCCCACAGCCCCACAAGCTCTTCAATGACTTTTATGTGGGTGGAGGGACAGGTGGTACCCATGTTCCTGAGTTCTggggcactgtgcccagctgaaggGGGGCAGGGGCTGCTGAGTCATCTCAGAGGGAGTGGGAAGGGGTAAAGGGGATATGTTTCAGATGACAGACTCATGGCGGGGGAGTGTCAGGGGCTGGCAGGGCGTTGGGGGTGGGTTGGTAGTGGTGAATGCTGGGGACAGAGTTGACTCATGGGACATATCCTGGCTTCATTTCGTCCTCAGGTCAGGCACTTCAGAGGGGCCATAGGAAGGGAAGGGTGCTCTTGGCAGAGGAAAAAGTAGGTGTACAGGACAGAGACAGCATGCCCTCTCCTGGAAAGGGTGAGAAGTTTAGTTCTGTGGGGAATGGGGTGAGTTGGACAAATAGGGGGAAGTGAGGTCAGAGAATAGTCACTTTTTAGAgatcctgccctccctccctcccttcctcccttctttccttctttcctttttttgagacagggtctctgctgcccaggctggggtgcagtggcagcagtctgggctcactgcaacctcaatgtccctaggctcaagtgatcctcttacacCAGCCTCCTGAttttctgggactacaggtgcataccaccatgcccagcaattttttttttttctgtaatttgtagagacagggtttcaccctgttgcccaggttggtcttgaactcctgggctcaggtgatccacccacctcgacttcccaaagtgctgggattacagttgggagccactgcacctggctgagaagaattcttttttttttttttttttttttttttttttaaagtagtcttttttttttttttttttttcttttttattgatcattcttgggtgtttctcgcagagggggatttggcagggtcacaggacaatagtggagggaaggtcagcagataaacaagtgaacaaagttctctggttttcctaggcagaggaccctgcggccttccgcagtgtttgtgtccctgggtacttgagattaaggagtggtgatgactcttaacgaacatgctgccttcaagcatctgtttaacaaagcacatcttgcaccgcccttaatccattcaaccctgagtggatacagcacatgtttcagagagcacagggttgggggtaaggtcacagatcaacaggatcccaaggcagaagaatttttcttagtacagaacaaaatgaaaagtctcccatgtctacctctttctacacagacacagcaaccatccgatttctcaatcttttccccacctttcccccctttctattccacaaaaccgccattgtcttcatggcccgttctcaatgagctgttgagtacacctcccagatggggtggtggccgggcagaggagctcctcacttcccagtaggggcggccgggcagaagcgcccctcacctcccggacggggcggctggccgggcggggggctgacccccccacctccctcccggacggggcggctggccgggcggggggctgaccccccacctccctcccggacagggcggctggccgggcagaggggctcctcacttcccagtaggggcggccgggcagaggtgcccctcacttccccgacggggcggctggcccggcggggggctgacccccccacctccctcccggagggggcggctggccgggcagaggggctcctcacttcccggtaggggcggccgggcagaggcgcccctcacctcccggacggggcggctggccgggcggggggctgaccccccacctccctcccggacggggcggctggccgggcggggggctgaccccccacctccctcccggacggggcggctggccggacggggggctgacccccccacctccctcccggacggggcggctggccgggcggggggctgacccccccacctccctcccggacggggcggctggccgggcggggggctgacccccccacctccctcccggacggggcggctggccgggcggggggctgaccccccacctccctcccggacggggcggctggccgggcggggggctgacccccccacctccctcccggacggggcggctggccgggcggggggctgacccccccacctccctcccggacggggcggctggccaggcagaggggctcctcacttcccagaaggggcggccgggcagaggcgcccctcacctcccggatggggcggctggccaggcggggggctaacccccccacctccctcccggacggggcggctggccgggctgggggctgaccccccccacctccctcccagacagagcggctggccgggcagaggggctcctcacttcccagtaggggcggccgggcagaggcgcccccaccacctcctggacagggcggctggccgggcagggggctgatccccccacctccctcccggacggggcggctggccaggcggggggctgatccccccacctccctcccggacggggcggctggccgggcggggggctgacccccccacctccctcccggatggggcggctggccgggaggggggctgacccccccacctccctcccggacggggcagctggccgggcagaggggctcctcacttcccagtaggggcggccgggcagaggcgcccctcgcctcccggacggggcggctggccaggcggggggctgacccccccacctccctcccggacgaggcggctggccgggcagaggggctcctcacttcccggtaggggcagccgggcagaggtgcccctcacctcccggacggggcggctggccaggcggggggctgaccaccccacctccctcccagatgaggagggaggacgctcctcacttctcagacggggtggctgccgggcggaggggctcctcacttctcagacggggcggttgccaggcagagggtctcctcacttctcagacagggcggccgggcagagacactcctcacatcccggacggggcggcagggcagaggtgctccccacatctcagatgatgggcggccgggcagagacgctcctcacttcccagatgtgatggcggccgggaagaggcgctcctcacttcctagatgggatggcggccgggcagagacgctcctcactttccagactgggcagccaggcagaggggctcctcacatcccagacgatgggcagtcaggcggagacgctcctcacttcccagacggggtggctgccaggcagaggctgcaatctcggcacttagggaggccaaggcaggcggctgggaggtggttgtagcgagccgagatcacgccactgcactccagcctgggcgccattgagcactgagttaacgagactccgtctgcaatcccggcacctcgggaggccgaggctggcggatcactcgcggttaggagctggagaccagcccagctgacacatcgaaaccccgtctccaccaaaaaaattcgaaaaccagtcaggcgtggcggtgcacgcctgcaatcgcaggcactcggcaggctgaggcaggagaatcgggcagggaggttgcagtgagctgagatggcagcagtaccgtccagcttcggctcggcatcagagggagaccgtggaaagaggggagagg
The sequence above is a segment of the Pan paniscus chromosome 10, NHGRI_mPanPan1-v2.0_pri, whole genome shotgun sequence genome. Coding sequences within it:
- the TMT1B gene encoding thiol S-methyltransferase TMT1B, with product MDILVPLLQLLVLLLTLPLHLMALLGCWQPLCKSYFPYLMAVLTPKSNRKMESKKRELFSQIKGLTGASGKVALLELGCGTGANFQFYPPGCRVTCLDPNPHFEKFLTKSMAENRHLQYERFVVAPGEDMRQLADGSMDVVVCTLVLCSVQSPRKVLQEVRRVLRPGGVLFFWEHVAEPYGSWAFMWQQVFEPTWKHIGDGCCLTRETWKDLENAQFSEIQMERQPPPLKWLPVGPHIMGKAVK